The sequence GGTGGGGACCATGGGCAGCCAGACAGCCTGTGCGCCCACACTGCCGGCCCTGAGCCCTGGGTTGGGCAAAGGCATGGGGGCAGCTGGGGTGAGCAGTACGTGGGGGGGTTGCATCCTGCAGGGCACCCACCAGCTCCTGGGACCCCATTGGGACAGCCTGGGCTACGGtccaggcaaggaaggaaaactaTCTCCTATTTAGACAATAGCACGCACCCTGTGTCCGTCAGCGCCGGGGAATGGACCACACGGTCCTTCCCTCTTAGGGTAAAGGCGCCTGGGAGGCTCGTGGCTGTAAAAGGAGCGGGATGGAAGGAGACGGCCAGGGGCCAGGAAGGAGGGGGATGGACACCCTGGCTGCTTCATTCCCATCCCTCGGCTCACCCCTGAGCCAGGGCCAGGCGTGAGGGGGGGCACAAGGGCCCTGGTGGCAGGGTATGGGGCGGAGGAGAGGCCAGTACCCTGTCCCCGCGTCCTGCCCAGCTCCAAGCCCCAAGATGCCTGCAGTCTGGGGAGGCTGTCCCGGGGCAGCTTAAATCCtaggggagcagcagggagggagggccggggagGAGGGGCGGCCGCGGGATGCAGCTGGCTTCACTCACGGAGATGTCATGACCAGAGGGAGTTGTTTGACATTCCAGCTCCCAATGCCTTCCCGGCAGCAGCCTCATCCTAGGGCCCAGCGGGAGCTGGGGCCGGGCCAGCGTCGGGGCTCGGGGGCCGCTTCCCAGGCTCCGCTGGTCTGGGTCAGCCTGGCCTGGGATGGAGCCTCGGGGAGGCTGACTGGGGctgggcgggggtggggggaggcagcaTCCCCCCCGCTGCCTCCTCGCACTGCACCCCTGCTCTGTGCTTCTCGCAGCCCCTGGGGATTCAGCTGGCATAGAGTGCCTGGGGACGTGTCCCTGGGATGGGACTCTGGCAGGGTCCCCGGGTCCTGCTCCTCATGCACCAGGTCCTGCGTGCAGACGGGGCTTTCCTAAGAGCCTGCGGAAAGTCCGAGGCATCCGTCCACCCTCGACCAGCCATGGGGCCCCTGCCTGCACGGAGCCATCCCGGAAGGCTGTCATGGCAGCCGAGGAAAGGCCACTTCAGACAGTTTGTCCTAGAACGGGGTGAGGAGGATGCTCCTGGTTAACCCCTCTGAGCTGCTTCCCCTTCGAGCAGAAGTGCCCAAGAGTGAGTTTCCCCTCCCTGGGACACACTGACCCTGCACTCCCCCGCTCTGTGGAATGGGGATGGAGATCAGGGATCTCCAGGCCTGGGGTGGGCTTTGCATCGCCCTGCCTGAAGCCCCAGGGCAGGGTGCCGAGCACCACTGGGCACGCCACCCCTGGGGGTCCCGtcctccccacacccccagaCGGCAGGGCAGTGGGATGGGGTCACGGGAAGGGAGGGCTGAACAGCAGAGCTGGCACTGTGCTAGTCCAGACCCCTGGGGTCCTCTGTGCTGGTGTGGGCACCCACCTGCCCCACTGCACCCAGGCCAAGGGCTGGCGTGCCACCCTGCTGGCACTCGTGGGGCGGGCAGGGCACACGTGCAGGGCTCGGGGATGCAGAGGGTGCTCTCGGAGCAgggccaggaggaggaaggatgctgtCTGTTTTTCCATCTTCTCCCCTCCACACCCCACAAACCccccttccttccatcctccccCCTTGCGCTGGGATGAAACAAACCCATCTGGAAATACCTTCCCTTTTAAAGGCAGGCTCCACCAGGCAGCGTGCACCCTCTGGGAAGCTGCCGCATTACGCTGTGACTAGGCGGCCTGGAGGGGGTCAGGGGATGGGGAAtttggaggggaagaagggatgtGGGGCACCAAGTCTCTGCCCACCTGAATGGCTGTGGGGCCCAAAACTTTGCTGCCCCCTCAGGTGTCAGGGAGCAGCTAGGTGGGAGGCAGGAATGCTTCCTGGAGCTGGGGCAGTTGAAGATGCTGCTGTAAAAAAGACCACACATTTTCCATGCCAGTGCTGCCATGGGCGAGCCCCGGCACCACTTGGCATCTGCCTTGCAGCCAGGGTGGGGGTCcaggaggtgtggggctgggcagggctgagtgctgctgctgctgctgagtcaCCCGGTGCCCAGTGGCACTGTGGTCCCCTCTGCCAGGACCTCCAGGGACAGAGGCGCTGGGGCTGTGCCAGATGATGTCAGCCAAAACAGCCTGGcttgggcagggctgggggtaaCCAggtgtgctggggggggctggggaggagggggtgctgcccagGAAATGGGCAACCCCCCGAGGggtccccccagcacagcccccctCCCTCAGGATATTCTCTTTAGCTGACATGGGTTTGTGGATTGCCCCAGGGGTCCCTGCCCTTACCCACAGAAGGTGGGAAGCCGTGGTGGAAATCCTGGGGTGAACTGGGGTGTTCTCCATTCTGGGAAGAtctggggagctgggctgagcttTCTGGTCCCCAAAGTACTGCCAGGCTAAGAGGGAGGCTGAGGAGATGGGGCAGAGCCTGCAGTGCTTCGGGATGACCTTGGGACCTTGCCCTGCTCTTGAGGTGACAGGGaccagagaggggctggggctgctctgggcagggtCCCTGTCCAGCCATGGTCTCCACATGCCTGGCGCAAGAAGGGTTAATGGGGTGCCTCCCCTGGCTATAAATATCACGTATGTCCCACGCGTATGAGCTCGGGAGGCTATTTTGGTTGGGTGCCTGCTGCTTCAGGAATGTGCCGGAGCGAGGACCTGGGGGGTGACGTCACTGTCACTGGGTCCCACTTTGGACCCAGCACCTGCTTGGGGTCATTCAACAGCACCCCAAAAgtgcccagccctgggctggtgATCAGCCCCCCATAACAGAAAGGGGGGTTTGGGCAGTGGGTCAGCACAAGCACACTCAGGACAGGGGTCCCCCCATATCAACCCCTCTCCAGGGCCCTACCTTGTCCCCTCTCTCGGTGGGGGGGCTGGATTCTGGCCCCGCGTGGAGAGTTGAGCCTGGTGCTCTTGCCGTGGCGTGGGTCAGGGCATCACCAGGGACATTTTGGGGTACTCAAGGCCAATGTGGGGACTGTGGCCACTGGGCATAGGGTCTGTCTCAAGGGGTTCAAGCGATGGTGTGAAGGGCTGagtccccttctttcccccccagcatcaccccaggctgtctgtctgtctggggtCCCCGTGGGTGTCACTGCGCCCTGATGGGGGTCTGGGCAGTGCTGCGGCGCTCACCACCagtctgctgccccttccttccctcGCCCCCCCAGGGATGAGGCAACACAGTGGAGGTTGGGGGGGGAGCCAGACCCATCGACAGAgtctgggggtgcccaggggtcCCTGGGAGTCGTCGTCATCTGCCCAGGGGTCCACAGCCCCGTGGTGTGGGCAGGTGAGGGGTGGTGGGCGGGGGCTGGtggccgtccccccccccccccccgcagcagcaTCCCCCCGCTGCCCGGCAGCAGGAGGGGCGGGTGATGTCAGCAGGATACAAATAGCGGCGGCGCGGGTCCCCTCCCGACGCCTCTCCGAGCCGCCGGCCGCTCGCCAGTCcccgctgcctgctccctgctccggCCTCGCCGCcccacgccgccgccgccaccatgAGCCAGTCCTACTCTTCCAGCCAGCGGGTCTCTTCCTACCGCCGCACCTTCGGCGGTGGCTCCCCGGTCTTCTCCCGCGCCTCCTTCGGGGGCAAGGGCAGCAGCGGCAGCTCCGTCACCTCCCGCGTCTACCAGGTGTCCCGCACCTCGGCcgtccccagcctgtccagcttCCGCACTACCCGTGTGACGCCCCTGCGCTCCTACCAAAGCGCCTACCAAGGTGCCGGCGAGCTGCTGGACTTCAGCCTGGCCGATGCCATGAACCAGGAGTTCCTCCAGACCCGCACCAACGAGAAGGTGGAGCTGCAGGAGCTCAATGACCGCTTCGCCAACTACATCGAGAAAGTGCGCTTCTTGGAGCAGCAGAATGCCCTGATGGTGGCCGAGGTGAACCGCCTGCGGGGCAAGGAGCCCACCCGCGTGGCCGAGATGTATGAGGAGGAGCTGCGGGAGCTCCGTCGCCAGATAGATGTGCTCACTGGCCAGCGGGCTCGTGTTGAGGTCGAGCGCGACAACCTGCTTGATGACCTGCAGAAGCTCAAGCAGAGGTGAGCGGGGGGCCCTGGTGTGTCCCTGTGGGCATCCATCCACGCATCTCCATTCCTAGGGATGGGCAGTGGCAGAGCTCACCCTGGCAGCCCCTTGGGTGCTCACTGCTGTCCTTGTGCCCCCATGCTCAGATCCCATCATGGCCTCACTAGCCTGTCCCCCTCGCCTCGTTCCCCAGGGTGGGAGAGCACTACGGCTGTATCTCTTGCTGGCTGCCCCCACCTGCAAGGCACTTTGCAGTGTACCAGGTCCTGGTATGGTGGCTCTGAGTTTTGGGAGAGAGAAGGGCACCCGCAACCCCCTCTGCCAGTGCTGGGTGCTACCCGGCCTATGGCGTGTTGGGGGTCCTGACCCCacggtgtggggcagaggaggtggtCCCAGCCTGGGCATCTCAGCAGGGCACTCTGGATGGCCACTGTCAGCCCTCGCCAGGCACCCAGGCAGCACCcagagggtaggatggctctggCAGGCAGGAGTGTCCCCCATGCCCTCCCTTCCAGTGGGGCTGTGGCCAAGCTGTGATGCCACGGGACCTCCAGAACTAGGGTATCAGAGTGCTCTCCTCCggggtccccatccctgctcaCATCAGGGAGGGCTGGCGAGCCCATGGGTGAGCTGAGACctgagggacagacagacagacggagcCAGCCAGGCAGGCGGAAGCGAGGGGGAGGATGATGTTGGGGGGGGTTGCTCCGCAAGCTCCGGACGtgaaagaaggaggggaggaagcagcCGCACTTCCGCaggccagggatgctccaggcctgCCGTGGGTGTCCATGGTGTCCCAGGAGCAGTGGGGATCCCCCAAGGATGCCATGGGCCTGGCTGGTGCCAGGGAGGGGGCtggtgccaggagggaaaagcaacAAGGGTGGCTGGGCTGAGTGACCCCCCCAGGGACTGACCAGCACGGGGAAACCTGGCAGCAGGGGTGGATGCTCAGGTGGAACCGCTTTCTCTGATGCTGGTCTGCACCTTCCCTCCTGGCCCCTGTGCCCCGGGGATGCCGAGTCCCCCCATCTCCTGGGCGTGACACAGCctgctgcccccgcccccccaatcCCAAACTCTGCCCCAGACGGCCGGCACTGGGGTCCTGGTGGGGCAGAGCCCCTGATGTTGGGAGTCTGGAGATGGCAGCATGGAGGACCCCTGAATGTCAGGGGAGGAGCAGGGCCCAGAACAAACAGGTGTCAGGTTCCTGCCACCCCGTGTGCCAGCACCACCCGGGCACCTCCTTCTTCTCCCCGCCGCCTTCCCCCTGACCGACAGCCTGCGGCACTGCCctctcccctggcacagcccgTCCCCCAGCCCTGACCTTGGGCTCATACCCCAGCGGTCACCCCTCCATACCCCCATCCCACAGCATCGCTGAGACCCGCCTGTCCTCCTGCTCTCCGCGGGATGGCTCAGCTGGTGGCCATCCCTCGGGCCACCCCATGCTGGACCCTGCACTCTGCCCCCCCGGCTGCCGGCCACTCTCCCCTATAAGGGCCGGGGCAGCGCCTGTGGCACCCAGCTGACCTCATGCCTTTGTGCTCCCTCCGGCGTTGACTATAATAGGGAACGGGAGGAAGAGCCCCTGGCCCCCTGCCAGCCCTCCCGCCACCCGCCGGGAATGCAGGACAACCCAACATCTTCCTGCTGGGCCACACTGGGCTTGGGAACAGCTCGGGGGGACATCGCCGCCGGGAAGAGGGGCTCCCTCCCGGTGCCCCTGACCTCCCCTCTCTGCCCACAGGCTGCAAGAGGAGATCCAGCTGAAGGAGGAGGCTGAGAACAACCTGGCTGCTTTCAGAGCTGTGAGTACCCGTCCCCCCAGCATGGCGTGggacccccacctcccctcccaccccatcacccccctGGCAGCCCACCCCCAGCATTGGGGCATGGCCCTGGGCACAGCTTTGCACCCTTCAACTCCTATGCATGGTCCCTGTGCTCCTCCCGTGTCCCCACTGCTAACCCTTGCTCTCCGTGTCCCCCCAGGACGTAGACGCAGCCACGTTGGCACGCATTGACCTGGAAAGACGCATCGAGTCCCTGCAGGAGGAGATCGCCTTCCTCAAGAAGGTGCACGAAGAGGTAGGTCGGGGGCAGTCCCCCTTTCCCGTGGCCACCTGTGAGGCTGGGGGATAGAGCAGGTGCCCTGAGATGTCACCTTGTCCCCCCCAGGAAATCCGGGAGCTGCAGgctcagctgcaggagcagcacatTCAGGTGGAGATGGACATCTCCAAGCCCGACCTGACGGCTGCGCTGCGGGACATCCGCGCCCAGTACGAGAGCATCGCTGCCAAGAACATCGCCGAGGCTGAGGAGTGGTACAAGTCCAAGGTGCGGGGGGCGGTGAGCTCCAGGCTGACCCCGGTGTGGTGGGTCCTGGCCATCCCAGTGGCCGTACCCGCTGACCCTGGTCTCTCCCCAGGTGTCTGACCTGACACAGGCGGCCAACAAGAACAACGATGCGCTGCGGCAGGCGAAACAGGAGATGCTGGAGTACCGGCACCAGATCCAGTCCTACACCTGCGAGATTGATGCCCTCAAGGGCACGGTGAGCCATGGGCAGTGTCGGGGTGTCCCCCAGCTTCCCTTCAGGGACCTGCTGCTTGGGGACCTCTGGAACATCTCTGGGGTGGGTGGCTCTTCACAGCACTCTGAGTTGCTGCCATGGGGGGAATTGTCCCCAGAATCTGGGCTGCGGGCTGGGCCTCTGTGAGGTGTTTTGGCAGAGCCCTGGGGTCATGGCGCTGATTGCAAAAGGTGCCCCAGAGCGGGAGGCCCCCGGCAGGCGGGCGCAGGGCTCGGGGTGTCTGGTTGCAGGCTGGGAAGGTGGTTGCAAACAAACAAGGCACAACAGTCCCACTCTGGCACGGCCACAGTCAGAGGAGCCAGCCAGCAGCTGCCAGTGTGGCAGTGCCTCCCCCGGGCAGCCATCCGCTGCTCCTGCACCTCTCTGTGTCCTCCCACTGGGTTAGGATGGCTTTGCTGGTGGACCTGGGCacctggcagaggttgcccactACCTGCCCAGCTTGCCCCCGCCAGATTCTGCTGCCCAGCACTGGGCAGACAGAGGGTGACCACCACCCATCATGGCTCCACATCGGCTGGATCCAGGCCAGGGCTGGCCACAGCTCTCCCCAGGTCCCTGGCTCTTCCCTACGATCTCCCAGCACACCCAGCTCCGACCCCAGGTGTCCCCTCCAGGTCTCCCTCCTCGCTGAATCCCCTTGTCCCCCTAGAACGACTCGCTGATGCGCCAGATGCGGGAGATGGAGGAGCGCTTTGCTGGAGAGGCCGGCGGGTACCAGGACACCATCGCCCGGCTGGAGGAGGAGATCCGGCACCTGAAGGACGAGATGGCCCGGCACCTGCGTGAGTATCAGGACCTGCTCAACGTCAAGATGGCCCTGGATGTGGAGATCGCCACGTACCGCAAGCTGCTGGAGGGCGAGGAGAACCGGTGAGCATCAGGGGGGCAGGACAAGGTGGGGGGACCAGCAGGGTCAGCTGTTTTTTGGGGGTCCTGCCCCGTGAACCGCTGCCCAAGGACTGGTGGTGGCTGGTGCTGAGCtctcccctccatgtccccacaggATCAGCATCCCCATGCACCAGACCTTCGCCTCCGCACTCAATTTCCGAGGTGAGCATCACCCCGTGAGGAGGGGGGCCTGGGACGAGTCCCCAGGGGTCCCTAGTGTGGGGGTAAATTTCCCTCCTGGGGGGCTGCAACCAGATTGGCAGGTCAGGGACCCATGGTTGCTACAACGAGCCCCTGGGGTGGGGACACTCGGTTGGGTGTCACCATGAGCTGAGGTGGGGGTTAAGCCAAGGCTCCTGaagctccccagtggccccagccccactgctgtgTCTCCATGTCACACATCCCTGTGGTCCCATCCCCTGTGTCTTCCCGCCCGCAGAGACCAGCCCAGAGCAGCGTGGCTCCGAGGTACACACCAAAAAGACCGTGATGATCAAAACCATCGAAACCCGTGACGGCGAGGTGGGtgcagggtggcactggggggtaGTGGGAAGGCAGGGGGGACTGAGCAGGCACCTGTCCCTGTGCTCAGGGGTCCAGTGCCAGCACATTGTATCTCATGGTGCTTTTCTCCTTGCAGGTGGTGAGCGAAGCGACCCAGCAGCAGCATGAAGTGCTGTAGAGGAGGCTGCCCCGGCAGCCCATCGGCACCTTCTGTCCCTGCCTCCGTCCCGCCGCcaaacccccctcctgccccccacttCGCCCCCTGGAGCTCCCCCGGCACTGCCTGAGGGGTGTCCCCCTGCGCAGCCCCCTCTgagccccccgcagcccctgggCTCTCTCCTTCAGCTTCAAAAGTCTTGCTCTGCTTTCGCAGCTTCGCAGCAGCAATGCCAGCATCAGGATCAGgcccggg comes from Numenius arquata chromosome 3, bNumArq3.hap1.1, whole genome shotgun sequence and encodes:
- the DES gene encoding desmin, whose translation is MSQSYSSSQRVSSYRRTFGGGSPVFSRASFGGKGSSGSSVTSRVYQVSRTSAVPSLSSFRTTRVTPLRSYQSAYQGAGELLDFSLADAMNQEFLQTRTNEKVELQELNDRFANYIEKVRFLEQQNALMVAEVNRLRGKEPTRVAEMYEEELRELRRQIDVLTGQRARVEVERDNLLDDLQKLKQRLQEEIQLKEEAENNLAAFRADVDAATLARIDLERRIESLQEEIAFLKKVHEEDLLNVKMALDVEIATYRKLLEGEENRISIPMHQTFASALNFRETSPEQRGSEVHTKKTVMIKTIETRDGEVVSEATQQQHEVL